In one Pseudodesulfovibrio tunisiensis genomic region, the following are encoded:
- a CDS encoding hydrogenase maturation nickel metallochaperone HypA, whose amino-acid sequence MHEMSIVQSILSILREEMVKYDGKKLKKVVITNGALAGVVTEALEFAWEALTLEGDFKGSAIEVKEIPLKVACGECGEIFFPSHTKCMPCPKCEALLGHNVLEGKELLIDSIEIDDE is encoded by the coding sequence ATGCATGAAATGTCGATCGTTCAAAGCATCTTGTCCATCCTGCGCGAGGAAATGGTCAAATACGATGGCAAGAAGCTGAAAAAAGTGGTGATCACCAATGGCGCACTTGCCGGCGTGGTCACCGAGGCACTGGAATTCGCCTGGGAGGCCCTGACCCTCGAAGGCGATTTCAAGGGTTCCGCCATCGAGGTCAAGGAAATCCCCCTCAAGGTCGCGTGCGGCGAATGTGGCGAAATCTTTTTTCCCTCACACACGAAATGCATGCCCTGCCCGAAATGCGAGGCCCTGCTCGGCCACAACGTGTTGGAAGGCAAGGAGCTGCTCATCGACAGTATTGAAATCGACGACGAATGA
- the hypB gene encoding hydrogenase nickel incorporation protein HypB yields MSQEVTIVRNVLEANDRLAEELRNKFRVRKILCLNLMSSPGAGKTTLLERTLSDLRDEFKMAVIEGDLQTDNDAQRVAATGAQAVQINTEGGCHLDSGMVLDAIKSLDLDNLDILFVENVGNLVCPAEFDVGEDHKITLLSVTEGDDKPEKYPLMFHISSVMLLNKVDLLPYVDFNMDNAKAHATKLNADIQVMPVSARNGEGLDVWYDWLRKARAAKL; encoded by the coding sequence ATGTCCCAAGAAGTCACCATTGTCCGCAATGTACTTGAGGCCAATGACAGACTGGCCGAAGAACTGCGGAACAAGTTCCGCGTTCGCAAGATTCTCTGCCTCAACCTGATGAGCTCGCCCGGCGCGGGCAAGACCACCCTGCTGGAACGCACCCTGAGCGATCTGCGGGACGAATTCAAGATGGCCGTCATCGAAGGCGACCTTCAGACCGACAACGACGCCCAGCGCGTGGCCGCCACTGGCGCGCAGGCCGTGCAGATCAATACCGAAGGCGGCTGCCACCTGGATTCCGGCATGGTGCTGGACGCCATCAAGTCGCTGGACCTCGACAATCTGGACATCCTGTTCGTGGAAAACGTGGGCAATCTGGTCTGCCCGGCCGAGTTCGACGTGGGCGAAGACCACAAGATCACCCTGCTTTCCGTGACCGAGGGCGACGACAAGCCCGAAAAGTATCCCCTCATGTTCCACATCTCTTCCGTGATGCTGCTGAACAAGGTGGACCTGCTCCCCTATGTGGACTTCAACATGGACAACGCCAAGGCGCACGCCACCAAGCTGAATGCGGACATTCAGGTCATGCCCGTTTCCGCGCGCAACGGCGAGGGTCTGGACGTCTGGTACGACTGGCTCCGCAAGGCCCGTGCCGCCAAACTCTAG
- a CDS encoding helix-hairpin-helix domain-containing protein: MDRDVSKALQEIPGVGPSLARDLVRLGYGSVRELAGQDPEAMYARLEELEGRHVDKCVLYVFRCAVYYASQTVHEPEKLKWWNWKE; encoded by the coding sequence ATGGACAGGGACGTATCAAAGGCATTGCAGGAGATTCCGGGAGTCGGACCAAGTCTGGCCCGGGATCTCGTGCGATTGGGATACGGCTCCGTCCGCGAACTGGCCGGACAGGACCCCGAAGCCATGTATGCGCGGCTTGAGGAACTGGAAGGCAGACATGTCGACAAATGCGTACTCTATGTGTTCCGATGCGCTGTGTACTATGCCTCGCAAACAGTGCACGAACCGGAAAAACTGAAATGGTGGAACTGGAAAGAGTGA
- the hemC gene encoding hydroxymethylbilane synthase, whose translation MDKIVIATRGSRLALWQAEHVKERLQQQYPGLDVELLRIKTKGDKILDVPLAKVGGKGLFVKEIEEALLDGRAHIAVHSMKDVPTELPEGLEVGIIPERAELTDTLLSVKYDGLDELPEGAVVGTSSLRRQSQIAALRPDLEIRTLRGNLDTRLKKLFDGEYDAIILATAGLSRLGESAPRMQELAPPRFLPAVAQGALGIEYAVRNTELVEMLQFMDHQPTKVQVLAERGFLTGLDGGCQVPIAAWSVLDGDSVTLTGFVADVDGSNPIRMEATAPQDEAWNLGMSLAERVLAAGGKEILDRVYQNES comes from the coding sequence AGTATCCCGGTCTGGACGTGGAACTGCTTCGCATCAAGACCAAGGGCGACAAGATTCTGGACGTGCCTCTGGCCAAGGTCGGGGGCAAGGGATTGTTCGTCAAGGAGATCGAGGAAGCCCTGCTGGACGGCCGCGCGCATATCGCGGTGCATTCCATGAAGGACGTGCCCACAGAACTGCCCGAAGGGCTGGAAGTGGGGATCATTCCCGAGCGCGCCGAACTGACCGATACCCTGCTGTCCGTCAAATACGACGGTCTGGACGAACTGCCCGAGGGCGCGGTGGTCGGCACCAGCAGCCTGCGTCGCCAGTCCCAGATAGCGGCCCTGCGTCCTGATCTGGAAATCAGGACCCTGCGTGGCAATCTGGATACCCGTCTGAAAAAACTGTTCGATGGCGAATACGATGCCATCATTCTGGCGACTGCCGGATTGTCCCGTCTGGGCGAATCCGCGCCCAGAATGCAGGAGCTGGCGCCACCCCGTTTTCTCCCGGCCGTGGCTCAGGGCGCGCTGGGCATTGAATATGCCGTGCGCAACACCGAACTGGTGGAAATGCTTCAGTTCATGGATCACCAGCCCACCAAGGTGCAGGTGCTGGCCGAGCGCGGCTTTCTCACCGGGCTGGACGGCGGATGTCAGGTGCCCATTGCGGCCTGGTCCGTGCTGGACGGCGATTCCGTGACCCTGACCGGGTTCGTGGCCGACGTGGATGGCTCCAACCCCATCCGCATGGAAGCGACTGCGCCTCAGGACGAAGCCTGGAATCTGGGCATGTCTCTGGCCGAAAGGGTGCTGGCCGCGGGCGGCAAGGAAATTCTCGACAGGGTGTACCAGAACGAATCCTAA